The Vicia villosa cultivar HV-30 ecotype Madison, WI linkage group LG1, Vvil1.0, whole genome shotgun sequence genome includes a region encoding these proteins:
- the LOC131643586 gene encoding heavy metal-associated isoprenylated plant protein 39-like, with product MKKVVLKLEINKDKLKKKAMKTVLGLSGVESFSVDIKEKELTLIGNIDPIKVVAKIKKVCPAEIISVGPAKEGNKNGINPLIFHGAASVEEDIHPNRCVIM from the exons ATGAAG AAAGTTGTGTTAAAGTTGGAGATAAATAAAGACAAACTCAAGAAAAAAGCTATGAAAACAGTCTTAGGCCTTTCAG GAGTTGAATCATTTTCAGTAGACATAAAAGAGAAAGAATTGACCTTAATAGGAAATATCGATCCTATAAAAGTAGTGGCTAAGATAAAAAAGGTTTGTCCTGCAGAAATTATTTCTGTTGGACCAGCTAAAGAGGGAAACAAAAATGGAATTAATCCTTTGATCTTTCATGGTGCTGCTAGCGTTGAAGAGGATATTCATCCTAATAGGTGTGTTATCATGTAA